From Polaribacter haliotis:
TTTGGAGATGGTAAAGCAGGTAGAGCATCTCATTTAATTGTGGCAATTTTTGCGATTATTGCTTCCATAGGTTTTATTGCTTACTTTTTTGAAGGTGTAGGGAAGTTCATGTCAATCATTCTTCCTTGGGATTTAACTTTTATGATTGGGCAAAGCGAACTTTTAACATCCGACCAGAGTTATGCCTTAATAATTATTTTTTTAACTACCATTTATACGATAAAAGGTGGAATGTTTTCTGTAGTTGCAACCGAAGTTTTGCAATATGGAATTATGGTTTTAGCAGGGCTCTTAATTGCAGGTTATGCATTTATTACAGTTACAGATATCGAAATAAGCAACGTACTTTCAACAGAATGGAGCAACATAATGTTTGGTTGGGAAATTGAAGGTTCATGGACGGGCAAGTACGAAGCTTTTAATAATTTAATAGATACACAAGGCTATAAAATGTTTGGGGCGTTTATAGGAATGTCTCTTTTTAAAGGAATTTTCGCAAGTATTGCTGGGCCAACACCAAGTTACGATATGCAACGAATTTTATCTACAAGATCGGTAAAAGAGGCAGCATATATGTCAGGTTTTACAAATTTGGTGCTTTTTATTCCTCGTTATTTATTAATTGGAGGAATCGTTATTATTGCTTTGGTGTATATCGCTCCAGAAATGGCAGTTTCAAATACATTAAGTTTAAATGATTTAGAAATTATTCTTCCAAAAGTAATTAATAACCACGTTCCAGTTGGTATCAAAGGATTGTTATTAGCAGGACTTTTAGCAGCATTTATGTCTACTTTTTCTGCATTTGTAAATTCAGGACCAGCCTATATTGTAAACGATATTTATAAGAAGTATTTCAAGCCAACTGCACCAGATAAACATTATATAAAAGCGAGTCATATAGCTTCGTTTGCAATTGTAATTATTGGCGTAATTATGGGGTTCTTTGCAGATTCTATAAACTCACTAACCTTATGGATAACTAGCGCACTTTATGGTGGTTATGTCGCCGCAAATTTCTTAAAATGGATTTGGTGGCGTTTTAATGGTTGGGGATATTTTTGGGGAATGACAGCTGGTTTGTTTATTGCAACTCTTCAGTTTTTATTAGACCAAAATAAAGCGAATTTCGAAATTGGTACTTGGTTGTACGATTTAGCACAAATTCCTGCGATTTACATTTTTCCTATTATATTTATTGTCTCTTTATTAGGTTCTTTCTTAGGAACACTTTTTACACCAGCAACACCAATGGAAACTTTAAAAAAGTTTTATTCAAATGTACGTCCTTGGGGTTTGTGGGGTCCAGTTTATAGAGAGTTAAAAGGTGAAGACGAAACGTTTACTAAAAACGAAGACTTTGTAAGTGATATGTTAAATTGTGTCATTGGTGTTGTATGGCAATCCAGCATGATTTTACTACCAATATATTTTATGATTAGAGATTATCCTAAAACATTAATTGCATTATTGGTATTTGTAATAACATCAATTGTTTTAAAATTCACTTGGTTAGATAAAGTGAGAAAATATAAAAATTAAAAAGAAATGAGTTCAATTCCTTGGCAAGATAAACCAGAAAATTCGAATGATGTTGTTTGGCGTTATTCGGAAAATCCTATCATTAATAGATACGATATTCCATCTTCTAACAGTATTTTTAACAGTGCTGTAGTTCCTTTTAAAGATGGTTTTGCTGGTGTTTTTAGGTGTGATAACAAAGCAGTGCAAATGAATATTTTCGCTGGTTTTAGTAAAAACGGAATCGATTGGGAAATTAATCACGAACCAATTGAAATGATGGCAGGAAACACAGAAATGATCGAATCGGATTATAAATACGACCCACGTGTTGTTTTTATTGAAGACAGGTATTGGATTACTTGGTGTAATGGTTACAATGGACCCACAATTGGTATTGGTTATACATTCGATTTTAAAGAGTTTTTTCAATGTGAAAATGCTTTTTTACCTTTCAATAGAAATGGGGTTTTATTTCCACAGAAAATAAACGGAAAATACGCAATGCTAAGTCGTCCAAGTGATAATGGACACACTCCATTTGGCGATATTTATATCAGTTATAGTCCAGATATGAAATTTTGGGGAGAACATAGATGTGTTATGAAAGCAACGCCTTTCGAGGATAGTGCTTGGCAATGTACAAAAATAGGAGCAGGGCCAATTCCAATTCTTACAGATGAAGGTTGGTTAATGTTATATCATGGAGTTATAAATACGTGTAACGGATTTAGATACGCAATGGGTGCTGCAATTTTAGAAGAAAATGAACCAGATAAAGTAAAATACAGAACACAACCTTATTTATTAGGACCTGCAGAACAATACGAAATGGTGGGAGATGTACCAAATGTGGTTTTTCCTTGTGCAGCTTTACATGATACAAAAGAAGATAAATTGGCAATTTACTATGGTGCCGCAGATACAGTTGTAGCAATGGCTTTTGGTAAGTTGAGTGAAGTCGTACAATTTACAAAAGATAATAGTTTATAAGATGAAGATGTTATCAAAATTAAAATATGTAAGTATTATTTTTTGTGGTGTATCCATAATGAGTTGTGCGCAATCAAAAAAAGAAATTATTCCAGAAACATATGTCGCTCATAAAACTTCGGAAACCATAATTATAGATGGAAAAGCAAATGAGTCTGAGTGGAAAAAAGCAAAATGGACAAACAATTTTATTGATATTGAAGGGGTGAAAACACCAAAATATCAAACCAATGTAAAAATGCTTTGGGACGAAAACTACTATTATATTTTAGCAGAAATGAAAGAACCTCATATTTGGGCAGATATTACAAAACGAGATGAAGTTATTTTTTACAATAATGATTTCGAGGTTTTTATAGAGCCAGATGGAGACACACATAATTATTACGAATTAGAAATTAATGCATTAAATACTGCTTGGGATTTATTTATTTCGAAACCCTACAGAGAGTCAGATGGGGTTATTTTAAATGATTGGAATTTTACTGGCTTAAAGTCTGCAATTAGCATCAATGGAACATTAAATAATTCGGGTGATACTGATAAAAGTTGGACGTTAGAAATTGCAATTCCATTTAAAGATTTAAGAACACTTTACAAACAAGACAATGTGCCAAGAGATAAATTTTGGCGCGTTAATTTTTCGAGAGTAAATTGGGATCATGATATTAAAGATGGTAAATATTCTCGTAAAAAAGGAAAAGATGGTAAATATTTACATGAATATAATTGGGTTTGGTCGTCAACAGGAGTTATAAATATGCATTTGCCAGAAAATTGGGGATATGTTTATTTTTCAACAAAAAATGTGGAAAGCAACGATTCATTTACAATTCCGAAAGACGATAAAATCAAACGAGAATTGTATAATTTATACAGAAAACAAAAAAGCCATTTCAAAAAGAATAAGTTGTGGTTATCTATTGATAAATTATCATCAACAGAAATTAAAGTGGATGGAAAAACTATTATACCAGAATTAAAGTTCCATGAAACAGGTTGGAATTTAATGACGAAAAGTCCATTTACTCAAAAAGTACTAATTATAAAAGAAGACGGAAAATTCATTTCAAAATAAAATAATATGAAGCTATTAGGTAAACTTTCAATTTTATTATTAATGATTGCTTTTACAGCATGCAATCAAAAAGTAGAAAAAAAGCAAGATGATAAAGAACTTGTAAATAATACAAAATCAGCATTCGATTTTGGTGTTTGGATAACGTCCCAAAAAGATAAAAAAAATGCAGATTATGCTGCAGAGTTTAAAAAATACAAAGAAGGTGGTATTGACGAAATTTTAATCAATACAAATACAGACCCAAAAGAATTGGAACGTTTAGTGCCAATTGCAACGAAAGAAGGTTTAAAAGTTCATGCGTGGATTATGGCTGTAAATCGTCCTGGAGATACAGTTGCATTAAAACATCCAGAATGGTATCAAGTAAGTCGCGAAGGAAAATCTTGTTTCGATACACGACCTTATGTTGGCTATTATCAATGGTTGTGCCCAACCAGAGAAGCATCAAGAAACCATATTTTAGGTTTGGTTGAAGGTTTGGCTAAAGTAGAAGGAATTGAAAGTGTGCATTTAGATTATATACGTTTTCCAGACATTTTTTTACCAATTGGTTTATTGCCAAAATACAATTTAGTTCAAGATACAGAAATGGCAGAATACGATTTTTGTTATTGTGATGAATGTGTAAATGCTTTCGAGAAAATACATCATAAAAACCCAAGAGAAAGTAAAAATACTGCGATTGATATGGAATGGAAAAATTTCCGTTTAAACGCAATAAAAACACTGGTTGATGATGCTTATAAAATTGTACATAACAATAATAAAAAACTAACAGCTGCAGTATTTCCTTATCCAGAAATGGCAGATCATATGGTTCGTCAAAGATGGGATAAATGGAATATAGATGAGGTATATCCAATGATTTATCACGGGTTTTATAACGAAGAAATAGATTGGATAGGATATGCAACTAAACAAGGAGTTGATGATTTAAAAGGAAAAAAAGTAGGTGTTAATACAGGTGTTTATTTACCTCCTTTTACATCTAATGAAGAGTTAAAACAAGCTATTTTGCTAGCGAAAGAAAATGGAGCAAAAGGAGTAACATTTTTTGATGGTCCTCAATTAACAGACGAATATTTAAAAACAATTAGAGAAACAAAAGCGTCATTTTCTAAATAAGTATGCAAAAACAGGGCTTTTTTTTTATAATAATTTTAGTGCTTTTTTTTAATTGCACTAAAGAGAAAAACGATGCTATAAAACTAACAGGTTTTGTGAATCCGTTTATTGGTTCAGATGGTCCTGGAAATACATATCCAGGAGCAACAATGCCTTTTGGAATGGTACAGTTAAGTCCAGATATTGGTATTCCAGGTTGGGACAGAATTGCAGGATATTATTACCAAGACTCCATAATTTCTGGTTTTTCTCACATGCATTTAACAGGAACTGGAGCTGGAGATTTGTATGATATTTTGGTCATGCCCACCAATAGCAAATTTTCAAAAAGAATTAAAGAGAATAATTTTAAACCTTTTTCGAGTTTTTCTCACGATAAAGAAACTGCTTCTCCAGGATATTATGCTGTAGATTTATTAGACTATAATATCAAAGCCGAAGTCACAGCAACAAACCGAACAGGAATCCATAAATACACATTTCCAAAAGATTCGTTGTCGCAAATTCATGTCGATTTAGGCTATGCTTTAAATTGGGATAGTCCAACAGATACGCAAATAAAAGTGGTTAATAATACGACTATTAGAGGCTATAGAAAATCTACAGGTTGGGCAAAAGACCAAAGAGTTTATTTTCAAATTGAAGTTTCTAAACCTTTTAAGTCTTACGAATTGTATCAAAATGATAGTTTAGTTTCTGATGTTGCAAAAGGAAAAAACACCAAAATTATTTTAAATTATGCTACTGATAAAGGTGAAGAAATCATCTTAAAAACAGGGTTATCAACAGGAAATATCGAAGGTGCAAAATTATCATTAGAAAAAGAAGCACCTCATTTTAATTTTGAAGAATACAGAAAACAGGCAGATGAGATTTGGGAAAAACAACTTCAAAAAATTAAAATAGAATCAAAAGACAGCACCAAAAAGCATATTTTTTATACAATGTTATATCAAAGTATGTTGGCGCCAACTTTGTTAAGTGATTTAAACGGAAATTATAAAGGTGCAAACGATACCATTATGAATGCTGGTGATTTCAATAGATATGACACGTTTTCTTTATGGGACACTTACAGAGCTGCGCATCCACTTTATACAATTTTGCATCCAAATAAAGTGTCGGACATGATTAAATCGATGTTGGCACATTATAAAGAAACAGGTTTATTACCAGTTTGGTCCATGCAAGGAAATGAAACTAATATGATGATTGGTTATCACGCAGTTCCTGTAGTAGTTGATGCTTATTTTAAAGGAATTGATTTTAATACTGAATTAGCTTACGAAGCCTGCAAAGCAAGTGCAATGGATAATGCTCGTCAAATTGATACTTACAAAGAATTAGGCTTTGTTCCAATTGATGTAAAACATGAAAATTGGTCGGTTTCTAAAACGTTAGAATATGCTTACGACGATTGGTGTATTGCGAAGTTTGCTGAAAAATTAGGGAAAGAAGAAGATTATCAATATTTTTTAAAGCGTTCCGAAAACTGGCGAAATGTGTATGATGAGCAAAGTTCATTTATGCGCCCTAAATACAAGGAAGGCAATTTTATTGAAAAATTTATTCCTAAAGAATACACACCTTATTTCTGCGAAAGTAATGCTTGGCAATATGTTTGGAATGTTCCACAAAATCTGGAAGGTTTAATAAAAACCATTGGTGGAGAAGAACGTTTTGAGCAAAAGTTAGATTCTATGTTCAGCTTAAATCCTTTGCCTGAAGACAAATTACCTATTTTTAGTACAGGTATGATTGGGCAATATGCACATGGAAATGAACCAAGCCATCATGTAGGTTATTTGTATAATTACATAAATAAACCGTGGAAAGCACAAAGTATTATTAGAGAAATTTTAGAAACTCAATACAAAAATGAACCAAATGGACATTGTGGAAATGAGGATTGTGGACAAATGTCTTCTTGGTATGTTTTAAGTTCTTTAGGTTTCTACCCTGTAAATCCAGCACAAGGAATGTATAGTTTTGGTTCGCCAATTTTCGATAAAGCAACCATCAATTTAGAAAACGGAAATCAATTTACGGTGGAAGCGATTAACAATTCCACAGAAAATAAATATATCCAGTCTATTACTTTAAATGAGAAGGAAATAAATAGGAATTACATTCGTCATAGTGAGATTGCAAATGGAGGAAAACTCGTTTTTAAAATGGGAAATAAACCTGCTGTAAATAAAACTTATAACTTAGGAATATCATCAAAAATTTATCAATAGAAAGTATAAAAAAGTATTTAAAATGAATAAAAGAATTGCATTATTAGTTGTTGTTATCTGTCTTTCAATAAAAGGGTTTAGTCAAGACAAACCTTTCTGGCTAAACGAAAATAAAAATGAAGATAATAGAGAGCCTATGCATGCTTCTTATTATGTTTTCGAAAATGAAGCATTGGCGAAAAAAGGCGACTGGAAAGCATCAAAAAATTATTTAGACTTAAATGGAATCTGGAAATTCAAATGGATTGAAAATGCCACAGATTTACCAAACAATTTTGAAAAACCAACTTTTAATGATAGCAATTGGGACGATTTTAAAATTCCTGCAACCTGGGAAGTGAATGGATATGGATATCCAGTTTATGTAAATACGACTTACGAATTTGATAAAATTTTAAAGAAAAACCCACCAATTGTTCCAGCAAAAGAAAATCACGTTGGTATTTATAGAAGAGAAATTAATGTTGATGAAAACTGGAAAGGAAAAGATATTTTTCTTCATGTAGGTGCTGCAAAATCAAACTTAACAGTTTGGGTAAATGGCGAATATGTTGGTTATGGAGAAGATGGAAAATTACCACAAGAATTCAAGTTGAATCAATTTTTAAAATCAGGAAAAAACACCATTGTTTTTAAAGTGATGCGTTGGAATGATGGTTCGTATTTAGAATGTCAAGATTTTTGGAGAATGAGCGGAATTACCAGAGAAACGTTTTTATACGCTCGTAATAAAACACATGTAATAGATTTTGAAATTTTACCTAGTTTAGACGCTTCTTACAAAAACGGATCATTAAAAGTATCTACATCAATATCAAACTTAGATAAAAAAAATAAATACGCTTTAGAAGTTCAGCTAAAAGATGGCGATAAAATTATAGATAAAAAAGAACTAAATAAGAATCAGTTATCAGCAAAATCAACATTTAATTTTTCCGTAAAAAACACCAAAAATTGGAGTGCGGAAGTTCCGAATCTTTACACTGTAAACTTTATTTTGAAAGATAAAAGAGGAAAAACTGTTGAATTTATTAGTAAAAAAATAGGTTTTAGAACCTCAGAAATTAAAAACGGACAATTATTAGTAAATGGACAACCTGTTTATATAAAAGGTGTAAATCGACATGAAACAGACCCAACAACTGGGCAAACCATTTCTAAAGAGAGAATGGAGCAAGACATAAAAGTATTGAAAGAATTTAATATCAACGCAGTTAGAACATCACACTATCCAAACGATTCTTATTTTTATGAATTATGTGACAAATACGGAATTTATGTTGTAGATGAAGCCAATATAGAATCTCATGGAATGGGATATAATATTACTCAGACTTTGGGAAATAAACCAAATTGGGAATTGGCGCATTTGCAACGTGTGGAAAGAATGGTTATTCGTGATAAAAACCATCCTTCAATTATTATTTGG
This genomic window contains:
- a CDS encoding GH92 family glycosyl hydrolase, encoding MQKQGFFFIIILVLFFNCTKEKNDAIKLTGFVNPFIGSDGPGNTYPGATMPFGMVQLSPDIGIPGWDRIAGYYYQDSIISGFSHMHLTGTGAGDLYDILVMPTNSKFSKRIKENNFKPFSSFSHDKETASPGYYAVDLLDYNIKAEVTATNRTGIHKYTFPKDSLSQIHVDLGYALNWDSPTDTQIKVVNNTTIRGYRKSTGWAKDQRVYFQIEVSKPFKSYELYQNDSLVSDVAKGKNTKIILNYATDKGEEIILKTGLSTGNIEGAKLSLEKEAPHFNFEEYRKQADEIWEKQLQKIKIESKDSTKKHIFYTMLYQSMLAPTLLSDLNGNYKGANDTIMNAGDFNRYDTFSLWDTYRAAHPLYTILHPNKVSDMIKSMLAHYKETGLLPVWSMQGNETNMMIGYHAVPVVVDAYFKGIDFNTELAYEACKASAMDNARQIDTYKELGFVPIDVKHENWSVSKTLEYAYDDWCIAKFAEKLGKEEDYQYFLKRSENWRNVYDEQSSFMRPKYKEGNFIEKFIPKEYTPYFCESNAWQYVWNVPQNLEGLIKTIGGEERFEQKLDSMFSLNPLPEDKLPIFSTGMIGQYAHGNEPSHHVGYLYNYINKPWKAQSIIREILETQYKNEPNGHCGNEDCGQMSSWYVLSSLGFYPVNPAQGMYSFGSPIFDKATINLENGNQFTVEAINNSTENKYIQSITLNEKEINRNYIRHSEIANGGKLVFKMGNKPAVNKTYNLGISSKIYQ
- a CDS encoding glycoside hydrolase family 130 protein codes for the protein MSSIPWQDKPENSNDVVWRYSENPIINRYDIPSSNSIFNSAVVPFKDGFAGVFRCDNKAVQMNIFAGFSKNGIDWEINHEPIEMMAGNTEMIESDYKYDPRVVFIEDRYWITWCNGYNGPTIGIGYTFDFKEFFQCENAFLPFNRNGVLFPQKINGKYAMLSRPSDNGHTPFGDIYISYSPDMKFWGEHRCVMKATPFEDSAWQCTKIGAGPIPILTDEGWLMLYHGVINTCNGFRYAMGAAILEENEPDKVKYRTQPYLLGPAEQYEMVGDVPNVVFPCAALHDTKEDKLAIYYGAADTVVAMAFGKLSEVVQFTKDNSL
- a CDS encoding sodium:solute symporter family protein, yielding MDIIDVSIIMLYIVLTLGVGIWISKRASKGLDSYFLGGKSIKWYYLGLSNGSGMFDVSGTAWMVGILFLYGVKSFMFMWMWPIWNQIFIMIFLAAWIRRSNIMTGSEWILTRFGDGKAGRASHLIVAIFAIIASIGFIAYFFEGVGKFMSIILPWDLTFMIGQSELLTSDQSYALIIIFLTTIYTIKGGMFSVVATEVLQYGIMVLAGLLIAGYAFITVTDIEISNVLSTEWSNIMFGWEIEGSWTGKYEAFNNLIDTQGYKMFGAFIGMSLFKGIFASIAGPTPSYDMQRILSTRSVKEAAYMSGFTNLVLFIPRYLLIGGIVIIALVYIAPEMAVSNTLSLNDLEIILPKVINNHVPVGIKGLLLAGLLAAFMSTFSAFVNSGPAYIVNDIYKKYFKPTAPDKHYIKASHIASFAIVIIGVIMGFFADSINSLTLWITSALYGGYVAANFLKWIWWRFNGWGYFWGMTAGLFIATLQFLLDQNKANFEIGTWLYDLAQIPAIYIFPIIFIVSLLGSFLGTLFTPATPMETLKKFYSNVRPWGLWGPVYRELKGEDETFTKNEDFVSDMLNCVIGVVWQSSMILLPIYFMIRDYPKTLIALLVFVITSIVLKFTWLDKVRKYKN
- a CDS encoding putative glycoside hydrolase gives rise to the protein MKLLGKLSILLLMIAFTACNQKVEKKQDDKELVNNTKSAFDFGVWITSQKDKKNADYAAEFKKYKEGGIDEILINTNTDPKELERLVPIATKEGLKVHAWIMAVNRPGDTVALKHPEWYQVSREGKSCFDTRPYVGYYQWLCPTREASRNHILGLVEGLAKVEGIESVHLDYIRFPDIFLPIGLLPKYNLVQDTEMAEYDFCYCDECVNAFEKIHHKNPRESKNTAIDMEWKNFRLNAIKTLVDDAYKIVHNNNKKLTAAVFPYPEMADHMVRQRWDKWNIDEVYPMIYHGFYNEEIDWIGYATKQGVDDLKGKKVGVNTGVYLPPFTSNEELKQAILLAKENGAKGVTFFDGPQLTDEYLKTIRETKASFSK
- a CDS encoding carbohydrate-binding family 9-like protein, with the protein product MKMLSKLKYVSIIFCGVSIMSCAQSKKEIIPETYVAHKTSETIIIDGKANESEWKKAKWTNNFIDIEGVKTPKYQTNVKMLWDENYYYILAEMKEPHIWADITKRDEVIFYNNDFEVFIEPDGDTHNYYELEINALNTAWDLFISKPYRESDGVILNDWNFTGLKSAISINGTLNNSGDTDKSWTLEIAIPFKDLRTLYKQDNVPRDKFWRVNFSRVNWDHDIKDGKYSRKKGKDGKYLHEYNWVWSSTGVINMHLPENWGYVYFSTKNVESNDSFTIPKDDKIKRELYNLYRKQKSHFKKNKLWLSIDKLSSTEIKVDGKTIIPELKFHETGWNLMTKSPFTQKVLIIKEDGKFISK